The genomic interval CCGACTCCGCCTCGGACGCCGCCGCGGGCGACGGCGACCTCGCCCTTCACTACGTCGGCCGCGTCGGGACGGGCTTCGACGAGAAGACGCTGACCGACCTCCGGACCCGCCTCGGCGAGTTGAAGTCCGATGGACCCGCGTTCGTGACCCCGGCCCCCGCGGGCGACGACCACACCTGGGTCGAGCCCCGCCTCGTCGCCGAAGTCCGCTACAAGGAAGTCACCGAGGGCGGCCTCCTCCGGCACGCCGTCTTCCTGCGCCGCGCCCCGGCGCCGGGGGAACCGACCGGTGCCGAGGACGAGGGGCACGTCCTCCCGACGGACTGCCGGCTTCCGCGCGACCCGCGCGCGGCGCTGACCGACCCCGTGCGAGTGGACACGTCCCCCCCGCCGGTCGAGGAACTGCCGCTCTCGAATCTCGACAAGGTCTTCTGGCCGGAGGAGGGATACACGAAGGGCGACCTGATCGCCTACTACCGGGACATCGCGCCGTGGCTGCTGAAGTTCCTGAATGACCGGCCGCTCGTGCTGACGCGGTATCCGGACGGGATCGACGGCAAGTCCTTCTTCCAGAAGAACGCGCCGGGGTTCCAGCCCGAATGGGTGCGCACGGAGGCGATCTGGAGCGAGGGCTCCGAGCGTGACATCCACTACTTCATCGCCGACGACCCGGCCACGCTGGTGTTCGTCGCGAACCTCGGCGCCATTCCGCTGCATGTGTGGGCGAGCCGCATTGGGAGCCTGGACCGCCCCGACTGGTGCCTCCTCGACCTCGATCCGAAGCACAAGCGCGACGGCGAAGAGGTCTACGCCCCCTTCGAGGACGTCGTGGAGGTCGCGCGGACGATCGGTGACATGTGCGGGGAGATCGGGCTGCCCAGCTATCCGAAGACGAGCGGATCGTCGGGGATCCACGTGATGATCCCGCTCGGCGGGCAGCTCGACTACGAGCAGTCGCGGACGCTCGCGCTCCTGCTCGCGAAAGCGGTGGCGGCGGAGATTCCCGGCCGGGCCACGGTCGTGCGGAACCCGGCGGGGCGAGACGGCAAGATCTACATCGATTACGTCCAGAACGGCCGGGGACGGCTCGTGGTGGCGCCCTATGCCGTCCGTCCGCGCGCCGGGGCGACCGTGTCGGCGCCGCTGGCCTGGGCCGAGGTGGGCGAGGGGCTTTCCATGGAGGACTTCACGATGCAGACGATGCCGGAGAGAGTTCGGAAACTGGACGCCGATCCGCTGCTGGGCGTGCTGTCCGATGAGCCCGACCTCATGGCGGCGCTCGATGCCCTGCAGCGGAGGATGGGCGGGTGAGCCTGGAGGATGGGCGGGCGAGCGGCGCGGAGGGCGGCGCGCGCACACCGCCAGGGCGGCTGGCCGGCATTCCGGGGTTCGACATCGACGGGGTGGCGCGGGCGGCGGAGAGCGATCCCGGCATCCTCCGGCTCGAGAACCTCGACACCGACCTGCGCCCGCCCGTGGCGGCCGTGGCCGCCACCCGCGCCGCGCTCGAATCGCCGGCCGCCAACAGCTACCTGCCCTTCACGGGCCGGGCCGACCTGCGCGCGGCGGCCGCCCGGCACGTCGGCCGGCTGTCCGGGCGGGACTACGATCCCGACCGGGAGTGCGTGATCACCGCGGGCGGCACGGAGGGCCTGCTCAACGCCCTGCTCGCCACCGTGGACCCGGGCGACGAAGTGATCGTCACCGACCCCACGTACGCCGGCATGCTCCAGCGCGTGCGGCTGGCGGGTGCGCGCCCCCGGCTCGCGCCCTGGCGGTACGAGGCGGCCGGGAGCTGGCGCCTCGACCTCGACGCCCTCGCCGGGTGCGTCGGCGACCGGACGCGGGCGCTCTTCATCATGAACCCGTCGATGCCGTCCGGCGGCGTGCTCGACGCCGGCGACTGGGCCGTCGTCGCGGAACTCTGCCGGCGCCACGACGTGTGGCTGCTCTACAACGCGGCCATGGAACGCATCCTCTACGACGGCCGCCCCTACCTGCACCCCGCCAGCCTCCCGGGCATGCGGGAACGCACGCTCACGGTCGGCTCGGTCTCCAAGGAGCACCGCATGATCGGCTGGCGCACGGGCTGGATCGTCGGGCCGGCCGCCGCCATGGCCGCCGTCGCAAAGGTCGGGATATACAACGTCGTGACCGGCGTCGGGATCGGGCAGCCCGGCGCGCTGGCGGCGCTGACCGCCGCGGACGAAGCCGAGGACGTGGCCGCGAGCGTCCGGCGCTGGGAGCGGCGCCGTAACGCGGTGCTCGAAGCGCTTCGCGACTACCCGATCCGGCCCGCCGCGGGCGGCTGGTCGCTCCTCGTCGACACCCGGCCCCTCGGCCTCACCGCCCGCGAGCTTTCCGGACGGCTCCTCGCCCGCGCGCGCGTCGCCGCCACTCCGATGGACGCCTGGGGCGGCCCCGACGCCGAGTACCAACTCCGCCTCGTATTCAGCAACGAACCCGCCGCCCGCCTCCAGAGCCTCGGCGACCGCTTCGCCGGCGCCCTGTAGCGATACATCGCAGGTAAGGCGAGGCCGTCCGGTGCCCCCCTCCCTGCTAGTCTTCGAGTCGGAGAGCGAGGAGGTTGGGCCAGAGTTTGCCGGTGACGAGGAAGACGCCGGTCTCGGGGACGTACGCGATCCCGTTCAGCACTGCTTCCGGGTCTCCGGGCTTGCGGGCGCTGAGGGGGACGCTCGACAGGTCGATTTCGCCGAGGACTTCGCCGGTGGCCTTGTCGATGCGGACGATGACGTCGGTCTGGTATACGTTGGCGTAGATCCAGTCGTCCACGCACTCCAGTTCGTTCAGCCGACCCTGACGTGACCCTGCGCGCGTGACCTCGACCGTCGCGAGAACCGTGAAGTCCTG from Candidatus Palauibacter australiensis carries:
- the ligD gene encoding DNA ligase D, producing the protein MPRERLEKYREKRASERTPEPFGGAPATGVGVFVVQLHAATRLHYDLRLEIGGVLVSWAVPKGISADPADKKLAVHVEDHPVEYIEFEGVIPAGEYGGGEMIVWDIGRCIMLEDPEEGLEKGKLLFELRGHKLKGVWTLVRLEKGETGKEWLLIRERRGGHPILEDGSLPESSILSGLTVEQMARREAGWYPGDDVAAALGAAGAPERPVEPSEVEFMLAQPREDAFDDPAWHFELKLDGYRMLASAVAGETSLLTRNGHDALPTFPDLARALRKLPFRRVVLDGEVVVHDAAGYPSFRRLQKRARLSRPHDIRRASFEAPASFYAFDLLAFDDRDLRDLPLSERRRHLRDVVPEAGPIRFSEHFEGCGEALFGQVQEMGLEGIMAKRAASRYIGGRSPDWRKIHAARRARFVIVGFTSPAGSRTGFGALHLGAYGPADSASDAAAGDGDLALHYVGRVGTGFDEKTLTDLRTRLGELKSDGPAFVTPAPAGDDHTWVEPRLVAEVRYKEVTEGGLLRHAVFLRRAPAPGEPTGAEDEGHVLPTDCRLPRDPRAALTDPVRVDTSPPPVEELPLSNLDKVFWPEEGYTKGDLIAYYRDIAPWLLKFLNDRPLVLTRYPDGIDGKSFFQKNAPGFQPEWVRTEAIWSEGSERDIHYFIADDPATLVFVANLGAIPLHVWASRIGSLDRPDWCLLDLDPKHKRDGEEVYAPFEDVVEVARTIGDMCGEIGLPSYPKTSGSSGIHVMIPLGGQLDYEQSRTLALLLAKAVAAEIPGRATVVRNPAGRDGKIYIDYVQNGRGRLVVAPYAVRPRAGATVSAPLAWAEVGEGLSMEDFTMQTMPERVRKLDADPLLGVLSDEPDLMAALDALQRRMGG
- a CDS encoding pyridoxal phosphate-dependent aminotransferase; protein product: MEDGRASGAEGGARTPPGRLAGIPGFDIDGVARAAESDPGILRLENLDTDLRPPVAAVAATRAALESPAANSYLPFTGRADLRAAAARHVGRLSGRDYDPDRECVITAGGTEGLLNALLATVDPGDEVIVTDPTYAGMLQRVRLAGARPRLAPWRYEAAGSWRLDLDALAGCVGDRTRALFIMNPSMPSGGVLDAGDWAVVAELCRRHDVWLLYNAAMERILYDGRPYLHPASLPGMRERTLTVGSVSKEHRMIGWRTGWIVGPAAAMAAVAKVGIYNVVTGVGIGQPGALAALTAADEAEDVAASVRRWERRRNAVLEALRDYPIRPAAGGWSLLVDTRPLGLTARELSGRLLARARVAATPMDAWGGPDAEYQLRLVFSNEPAARLQSLGDRFAGAL